In Lysobacter sp. FW306-1B-D06B, the sequence GCGACTTCTATGCGCAGGAAGTGCAGCGCCGCATCTTCAAGCCGCTGGGCATGAACGACGCGAGCCTGGGCCTGGAAGGCATCCAGGCCAGCCCGAGCTGGGCGCGTCCGCATGTGCGCGGCCGCGGCGGCTGGGTGTCGATGATGCCCAAGACCACCTACTACCAGGTGCTGCCGGCCGCGGGCGTCAACGCCAGCGCCAGCGACATGGCGCAGTACCTGCTCGCCCACACCGGCCATCGCCCGGACGTGCTGCCCGCGCCGCTGCTGGCCACGCTGCATCAACCGCTGGTGAGCACGCCGAGCGAGATCCGCGGTTCGTCCTGGCGCCGCAGCCGCCTCACCAGCGCCGGCTACGCATTGGGCTGGCGCTCCTATGACTATGCCGGGCACCGCGTGGTCTTCCACGGCGGCGCCGTGCAGGGCTATCGCGGCCTGATTGCGATGGTGCCGGAGCTCGACTTCGGCGTGGCGATCATGTGGAACAGCGAAAGCTCGCTGCCCTCCGGCCTGCTGCCGACCATCCTCGACAACGCGCTCGGCCTGCCCGCCGGCCAGTGGCTGGACGACGACATCGACCCGACGCTCTATGCCGCCGAGTCCAGCGACGACGCCTCGCCCAACGCACCGAACGCGCCGGGCACGCACGCATCGGCTTCGACCGCCGCGCCGCACTGAGCGGCTGATCCGACGCCCTGCGGCGTCATCGCTCACCGGTTCGACGGGCGGGCATTCATCGATGCTTGAGATCGGCGGCGGGCCCGCCCGCGTCGCGCGTGGCGGGTCGTCGCGCGCCGCTTACCGCAAGAGATCCGGGCAACGCACCGCGCCATCTTCCCGTGCAGCGATGCCGCAGGTGTCGCAGTGAGCTGCTGAGTTTCTGACGCAGACGAAGCGGCGGGCTCATCCGATGCCGCCAGTGCCGAGTCGCATCCATCCGGGGCCATCGCTCCGCGCACCCTGCTCCCCTCCGTCGAGGACGGGATACCGCCGCACCGCATTCCCGTGGCGCCTGTCGCCTTTCGAGGCCACAAAAAAAAACTCTCCCCCCGCCTGGGCTGCGGGGAGAGAGCTCGATTACGGTCTTCGGGGCTTTCTTAGATCATCGGAGCCGGGGTAGCCGGCATCGCCGTCACGGACGCCTTCTTGGCGGTCTTCTTGCGGCTCGACTTGCGGGCGGCCTTCTTCGGGGCAGCCTTCTTGGTGGCCTTCTTGCCAGCCTTCTTAGCCGTCTTCTTGGCGGCCTTCTTGGCAACCTTCTTGGTGGCCTTCTTGGCGGTCTTCTTCGCAGCCTTCTTCGCCGGACGCTTGGCAACCTTCTTGGCGGCCTTCTTCGCGGTCTTCTTGGCGGCGGTCTTGCGCGTGGCCTTCTTAGCCGTCTTGCGGACGGACTTCTTGGCGGCCTTCTTCGCGACCTTCTTGGCCGGACGCTTGGCAGCCTTCTTGGCGGCCTTCTTCACGGTCTTCTTGGCGCCAGCCTTCTTGGCTACCTTCTTGGTCGCCTTCTTGGCGGCGGTCTTTTTCTTCGCAGCTTTCTTCATGGCCATGGTATGGCTCCTCGTCAGTGGTTGATCAGCATTGATCAGTGGTCTTGCAGGTCTATCGCCCAGTAGAACCAGAGCCGCGGGAGTCGGACCCGCGAGCAGCCGCCGACGCGCGGGCGCGCCGGTACGGATTCGGTACCGCCCGCGAGTGCGGGCAAACAAAAACCCGGCGCGCGCTGAGCGGACCGGGTTGGATGGAGTGCCTGGCCTGCGTGTGCACGGTGCGCGTTTTCGCGGGGGAAACGAACCCTGCTTCCACCGTGTCGACTGCCCGGTCGGAGGTTCGTTTTGTGCCGCGAGTTGTCGCGTTGTCTGTACTCACTCTCTTCCGCAGGAGACGTCTGCTGGGCGAAACCTAATCACGCTTTTTCGGACTGTCAACAACTTCGCCCAAATTTTTTTCAACGCCGTCGGTGCGGCATCGCCATGGACGGCAGTCGAAGCGGTGCAGCTGACGACGGCGACGAGGACCATCGAACCCGTCGTGCGCACTCATGCATTTCACAAATGGCTTTTTTTTAGGGGTTTGCGAAAACGCTCGCAGCGACGACGCAAAACTCGCGCACATGCACGACGGAGGCGGCGAACCGTTTTCGGGGGGCGCGAAGGCACCCGAAAAAAAATCACCGACGACCGCCCGGTTTCGCGTCGCACAAGCCGATTTGCGCGAAAGTGCGCGAACCCGATGACGGCTTCGAGATGCTCGTGCAGGTCGCGTCGGGCCACTCGACGATGCCTTCGACGGTGGCGAGTGAGCGCGATGGCGCACCCTGTCGCTGGCATCGGACGTCGCGCTTGGATGCTTGGCGGACGTCGCGTTTCGATCGGCGTCGAAGCTCGGATGCACGCGCGCAACGCCTGAAACTCACCCGACCGTCACTTCCCGCAACGCGCGCTCACCGCAAAAAAGAACCGGCCGCACAGGGCGGCCGGTCCGGGTGTCGCGTGCGTCGCGCGAAGGATCGCGCGGCGGTGACGTCAGTGATCTTCTTCTTCGAGCAGCTCGGCGTAGTCGTCCGGCGCCAGCAGCTCGTTGAGCTGATCGGCGTCCTCGATCTCCACGGTGAAGATCCAGCCTTCGCCGTAGGCGTCCTCGTTGATGGTTTCCGGCTTGTCGGTCAGCGCGGCGTTGACCGCCACGACCTTGCCCGACACGGGTGCGTAGACGTCGGAGGCGGCCTTCACCGACTCCACGACGGCGCAGCCGGTGCCCGCTTCCACGCGGTCGCCGACGTTCGGCAGTTCGACGTACACCAGGTCGCCGAGGAGGCCCTGTGCGTGGTCGGAGATGCCGACGGTGGCCTTGCCGTCACCATCGATACGGACCCACTCATGGGACTTCATGAACTTCAGATCGCCGGGAATTTCACTCATGACGGGAGCCTCGAAACGTTTGCGGGGGCGGCGGAACACCGGATGTCGGCGCCTAGTTTAACGGCGCCGACCCGGACCGCGACAGGGTAGCGGATCGCGGTCAGCGTGGCTCGACGGACGGGCGGTACGGCGCACGCGGATGCACGAGCGCATCGCGCAGCGCATCGACGCGGTCCTGGCCCCAGAACGGTTCGCCGTCGAGGACGTAACCCGGCAGTCCCGGCAGGTCCGCCGCGATCGCCGCGCGCGTGTTGGCGGCGTACCGCTCGGCGACGGCGTCGGTCGCGGCCTGCTCCATCACGACCCGCGCATCGAAGCCCTGTGCCTGGAGCAACGCAGCAACGACCTGGGGATCGGCAAGGTCGCGATCCTCCGACCACAGCGCGCGGAACGCCGCGTCCATGTAGCCGGAGGGATCGTGTCCCGCCTCGACCAGCGCGATCGCACAGCCGTCCGCCAGGGCGATGTCGACCGGGAAGAACGCCGGCGACAGGTTGAGCGGCAGGCCGCGCTGTTCGCGCCAGCGCTGCAGTTCGATCAGGCGGTAACGCTGCCGCGCCGGTGCGCGCTTGCCCAGCGGCAGGCCGCCGTTGGCATCGAACAGTTCGAAGATGCGCACCGGCCGGTAGTGCAGGGTCGCGCCCGTCTCGCGTGCCACCGCCAGCACCGCCGCATGCCCGAGCCAGGCATACGGCGAGATCAGGCTGAAGTAGTACTCGACGACGCGCGCGACCACGGCGATCAGCCCAGCACGCCTTCCTGCGGCTGGCCGTCGCGCACGAACGGGAACTTCACCACGCGCACCGGGACTTCCTTGCCGCGGATGTCGACGCGCACGTTGCCAGGCGTGCCGGCCGGCACGCGCGCGAAGGCGATCGCCTTGCCCAGCGTCGGCGAGAACGTGCCGGACAGGATCTCGCCGTCGCCGTTGTCGGTGAGCACCTTCTGGCCGTGGCGCAGCACGCCCTTCTCGTCCATCACCAGCGCGATCATCTGACGCGGCGCGCCGGCCGCCTTCTGCTTCTCCAGCACGTCGCGGCCGATGAAGTCGCGCGGCTTTCCATCAGCTTGGTCGTCCAGGGCCACGGTCCAGGCCAGCGCGGCTTCGTACGGCGAGACCGAATCGTCCATGTCCTGCCCATAGAGGTTCATGCCCGCCTCCAGGCGCAGCGTGTCGCGTGCACCCAGGCCGGCGGGCTTCACGCCGGCTTCCAGCAGTGCGTTCCAGAAAGCGACGGTCTGCGCTTCGGGCACGACCACTTCGAAACCGTCCTCGCCCGTATAGCCGGTGCGTGCGACGAACACGTCGATGCCGCCCGTCGTCTTCGCCTCGGCGGCGACGAACTTGCCGAGCTTGCCGACCGCAGCGCGGTCCTCTTCGCGCAGCAGGCCGAGCACCTTCTCGCGCGCGCTGGGGCCCTGCACCGCGATCATGCCGAAGTCGGGGCGCTCGGTGACCTTCACGTCGAACGCCTCGGCCTGCTCGGTGATCCACGCCAGGTCCTTGTCGCGGGTGGCGGCGTTGACGACCAGGCGGAAGAAGTCCTCCGCGCGGTAATAGATGATGAGGTCGTCGATCACGCCGCCCTGCGGGTTGAGCATGCAGGTGTACAGCGCCTTGCCCGGCACCTTGAGCTTGTCCACCGAATTGGCGACCAGACGACGCAGGAAGTCGCGCACCTTCGCGCCGCGCAGGTCGACCACGGTCATGTGGCTGACGTCGAACATGCCCGCGTCGCGGCGCACCTGGTGGTGTTCCTCGATCTGCGAGCCGTAATGGATCGGCATGTCCCAGCCACCGAAGTCGACCATCTTGGCGCCGAGGTCGCGGTGGGTCTGGTTGAGGATCGTCTTCTGGGTCATGGCGCTGGGAACCTGTGTGCGGGAGCGAGCCCGCGATTATCCCAGAACGGCCGGCGCGGGGCTTTCCCGCATTCACCTACGCCGGCGCATGGACGCGGCGCTACTCGCTGGAGCCTTCGTTGTAGCAGCGCACGCGCGAGGGCTGCACACGCAGGAACTTGCCCGAGGCGCGGTCCAGCCGCATCGCCCAGCGCGCGGCCGGGAGCATGTCCAGCTCGGAGGCACCCGCCGCGCCGGTGTCGATGATCGCGACCACGCTGGTGTCGTCCACGCCGTCGCGCTGGCAGGTGGCGATGGCGACCAGTTCATCGCGGCGCAGCGCGGGGTACGGCAGGGCGTCGGTGATGCGCCAGCGCGGCTCGTCGCCCACCCGGTCGACGAACTGCGCGGCAAGCAGCTGCACCGTGCGGTCTTCGGCATCGTCCAGGGTGACGATGCTGCGCGTGCAGAGCTGGTCGATGCCGGTGCCCGTGCCCACGCAGCTGCCGGTGTTGGATCGGTACCCTTCCGGATAGGGCGGCACCACCTTGCCGATCATCATCGGATGCCCGCCTGCCCATGTACCGCCACCGGCGCACAGGCCGGCCAGCAGCAGGCACGCGGTGTACAGGCGCATCACTGCGCGGGCTCGACCATGAGCGTCATGCCGCGCGTGGCGATGATGCGCACGACGGTACCGGCGGGAAGTTCCGGGCCGCTCACGTCCCAGTACGCATCGGCGATCTGCACGCGACCGTGACCGTTGACGATGGCCAGCTCCAGCGGCACGACGCGTCCGACCAGCGCCTGCGCGCGACGGTTCAAGTTGGGCTGGTCGCTGCGGGGTTCCCGGCCTCGAAACCACGTGCGGTACACCTGGATGGAGACGAAGCTGAGCACTACGAACGCCGTCACTTGCGCCAGCACCGGCACGCCCGGCACCAGCAGCACGATCGCGAACACCGCCGCTGCGGCGAAGCCGAGCCACAGCATGAACGCTCCCGGCGCCATCGCTTCGGCGGCGAACAGCAGCAGCGCCACCACCGCCCAGGTCACCGTCTGCCAGTCCCACTGCATCGGTCAGCCTCCCGTCCGCGGCGACGGCGGCGGCGTAGCAATCACAGGCTTGCGGTCCATCGCTTCCTTCGCCAGTTCGGCGATGCCGGCCAGCGAGCCGATCACGCCCGCCGACTCCATCGGCATCATCACGAACTTCTGGTTCGGCGCCTCGGCCAGCGCCTTGAACGCCTCGATGTACTTCTGCGCGACGAAGTAGTTGATGGCGCTGACGTTGCCGGCGGCGATCGCATCCGACACCAGCTGCGTCGCCTTGGCTTCGGCTTCGGCCAGACGCTCGCGGGCCTCGGCCTCGCGGAAGGCGGCTTCGCGCTTGCCTTCGGCGGCGAGGATCGCTCCCTGCTTCTCGCCCTCGGCACGCAGGATCTCCGCCTGCCGGTGGCCCTCGGCCTCCAGGATGTTGGCGCGCTTCTCGCGCTCGGCCTTCATCTGCCGCGCCATGGAATCCACCAGGTCGCGCGGCGGCTGGATGTCCTTGAGCTCGATGCGGTTGACCTTCAGGCCCCACGGATGCGTGGCCTGGTCCACGGCCACCAGCACCTTGGCGTTGATCTCGTCGCGCTTGGACAACGATTCGTCCAGGTCCAGCGAACCGATGGCGGTGCGGATGTTGGTCATCACCAGGTTGAGGATGGCGACCTCCAGCTGCGCGACCTCGTAGGCGGCCTTGGCCGCGTCGAGCACCTGGAAGTAGACGATGCCGTCCACCTTCACCACGGCGTTGTCCTTGGTGATGACGTCCTGGCTGGGGACCTCCATCACCTGCTCCATCATGTTGATCTTGCGGCCGACGCCGTAGACGATCGGGATCAGGAAGTGCAGCCCCGGGTCCATGGTGTGGGTGTAGCGGCCGAAGCGCTCCACCGTCCATTCATACCCCTGCGGCACCATCCGGACCGCCTTGAGCACCAGGACGACACCGGCGAACAGCAGGACGACGCTCAGTACTGCACTCAGGCTCATGATCCCCTCCTTCTGATGGCCCGAGTATAGGCGCAGGGACCTGAGCAGGCCGCTGCGACGATTTTCCCGGTCCCCGCATCCTTGGGAATGACATGCCATCGAACGCAGGCCCCGAGCCCTTGTCTCCGCCCGTGACACCAACGACCGACGCGCCCCGCAGCAGCTTCGCCATCGATGTCCCGGAGGCGCTGCTGGCGCGCGTGCGGGCCGGCGAGCGGGCGGCATTCGAACAGATCTACCGCCGCTTCGAGCGCCCGGTGTTCAACCTGGCGCTGCGCATGCTCGGCGGCGGCAAGGGGCCGGATGGTCACGAGGAGGCGGCGGACGTGCTGCAGGAAACCATGCTCAAGGTGTTCGGCCGGATCGGCGATTTCCGCGGCGGCCACGGCGAAGGCGCCAGCCCGTTCTGGGGCTGGGTCCGCCAGATCGCCGTGAACGAGGCGTTGATGCGCCTGCGCAGCCAGCGTCGCCACGTGCATGACGTCGCGCTGGAAGACGACGACTTCGTCGTCGATCCGGCACCACTGCCCGCAGCGGCCGCCGATGCCGCCGCGCTGGGCCGCGCGTTGGCACGGCTGCCCGACACCACCCGAAGCGTGCTGTGGCTGTACCACGCCGAGGGTTACACGCACGAGGAGATCGCCGCGCTGATGCAGCGCACGCCGAGCTTCTCGAAATCCCAACTCGCGCGCGGCAGCCGCCGCCTGCGCGATCTGCTCGAACCGGAGAAGGCCCATGCCTGACACCGAACGCACCACCCCGCCCGCCGACTGGAGCGGCGCCTTCGCCGCATTGCCGGTGGAAACGCCGCCGGACGGTGGCTGGCAGCGATTGCAGCAGGCGCTGGATGCGCCCGTCGCGCGCACGCAGCGCCGCAGGCATTGGCCGGTGTGGCTGGCCGCCGCTGCGATCGGCGCGATCGCGCTGGTTCCGGCGCTGCGCCATTCCGACGACGCCGTCGCGCCGGGCGACGCGCCCATCGCCGCGCACAAGCGCGCGCCGGTGGACACTTCACGCCCGCCCATCGCCACGTCGAAGCGACCCGAGACGCGCGTGGCGACGACGACCGAACCCACGCAGGCTCCGTCGCGCGACGACGGCGCAGCCGCTTCGACGAAGCCAACCGCTCCGGACACCGCACCACGCATCGCCGCGACGACACCGCCTTCCCCCGCACCGGACGCGCAAGCCGCCGAACTGCGCGCCGGCATCGCCGCATTGCAGTCCGAATCCGCGCAGCTCGAAACGCTGCTGGCGCTGGCGCGCGACGACCGCGTCGCATCGGCCAACGGCGCGGCGCTGGCGGTCGAGTTCGACCGCCGCATCGGTCGCATCGATGCCTCGCTCTCGCAGCCCGGTCTGGCCGACGCCGATCGCGCTGCGCTGTGGCAGGCGCGCGTGGCGACGATGCGCGAACTGGCGGGCATCGAAACCACGCAGCGCTGGCTCTTCGCCAGCGGCGAGCGCTACGACGGCGCGCTGGTCAGCGTCGACTGACTCCCCACTTACCCCGCAGGACCGAACCCATGATTCCCATCCGCACCACACCGACGCTGCTGGCCGCAACGATCGGACTGCTCCTGGCCTGCGCGGGCGCTGGCGCGCAAACCAGCAAATCCGACGCCGACAAGGCGCGCGAGCTGGAGAACGCGCGCACCGAACTCAACCGCGCCGCACAGCGCTATGCCGAACTTTCGCGCGAGAACATCAAGTTCGACCGCGTGCAGTTCGAGCGAGAGTTCGAAAAGCGCTTCGCGCGCCAGCCGGTGCTGGGCGTGGTGCTCTCGCCCGAGCCGAAGGCCGGCGTGCGCATCGCCGCCGTCACGCCGGACAGCGCCGCCGCCAAGGCCGGACTGCGAAGCGGCGACGTGCTCACCGCCATCAACGGCAAGAACCTGGACCAGAAGGACGCCGACGCACGCCTGGAGCAGGCCCGCGCGCAACTGCGCACGCTGGACGTGAAATCGCCGATCGCGCTGGCCTACACGCGCGATGGCCGCGCCGCGACCGCGCGCGCCACACCGCAGATCGGCGATCGCCTGCTGGTCACGCGCGACGCCGACGGCAACCCGCTCGCCCGGCCGATGGCGATCGTCGCCCCGCAGGTGCGCAACGAACTCATCCGCCTGGACTGCGACCCGGGCGACGACGACTGCCGCCTGCCCGCGCTCACCGAAGCCTTCCGCTGGAACGGCCTGAACCTGGCGACGGTGGACGCGCAGCTGGGCCGCTACTTCGGCACCGATCGCGGCGTGCTGGTGTTGAGCACCGGCCCGGAGCTGGCCGGACTGCAAGCGGGCGACGTGATCCAGCGCATCGACAACAAGCCGGTCAATTCGCCGCGCGAAGCCATGGCCGCGCTGCGCGGCAAGCCCGCCGACAGTCGCGTCGGCGTGACTTACCTGCGCGACCGCAAGAGCGCCACCACGCAGATCACGGTGCCGAAGACGGCGATGCTGCGCATCCCGCGTCCACCGGTGCCGCCGCTCCCGCCCGCGGCGCCGAAGCCGCCTGCCGTTCCGGCCGTGCCCGCGTTACCCGCGCCGCCGACCGCGCCGAAGCCGCCTCAGGCGATGACGCCTCCGTCGCCGCCTGCGGCGCCACGGGCACCGGAGCCTCCGGAGCCGTCCGTCGTGGTCGTGCGATCGTTCTGAACTGGCGCAAGTAAAAAGCCCCTCCTCCGTCGCCGGAAGAGGGGCTGGGACGAATGCGGGCAGCGCGGCGACGTGGCAAGGCACCGCGCGGCGCGCTTCATCCCTCCCCTGCACGCTTGGGAGGGAGCGACTGCGGCAGGTGGAACCTACAGCTCAATCAACGCTGCGCCGCCGCCTCGACCGGCGCGCGCTCGACCCACTTGTCGAACACCGCATCGATCTGCGCATCGCGCACCTTCTTGCCCTTCTCGAGCGAGCCGGCCTGCTCGAACAACGGGATGATCATCGCCATGCCGTCGATCTTGGTCTTCAGGTGCACGCCCGGCGGCTGGGCGAGGAATCGATCCCAACGCGTGCGCACCTTCGCCCAGAAATCCTTCGTGGCGTTCCAGTAGGTGTAGGCGGGCTTGAAGTCGACTTCCGTCGTCTTCTGGTAGTCGTTGAAGCCGAACTCGCGCGCCAGTTCCACCTGCGTGCCGTCGGGCTTGCGCAGCACCTTGGTGTTGAACTGCTCGTGCGTCCAGCCGCCCGGCGTCAGCGTGTGGCGATTGACCGCGCTGATGGCGTTGTAGTCGTGGCGCTGCGTGTACTCGCGACGCGGCAGCGGGCGCCAGCTCAGGTCGCTGGTCCAGGTCGGCACGTTGTTGTCGTAGGTCCATTTGCCCGTGCCGCAGTAGCGCGGTGCGTCGCTGACCTCGTACACGCACTGCGTCCACGCGCCCTTCGAGAGCGCGGCTGGAATCGCCCGCACCTGCCAGGTCTGGTCGGCGCTGAACTCGAAGCGCGTCGGCGCTTCATACGTCCAGTCCTGGCGCCAGTGCTTGGTCACGTGGCCGCTCTTCTCGTCCACCAGGATGTGCTGCAACACGATCTTGTCGGGCGAGTCCTGCACCACGATCACGACCTCGTTGCCGCCGCTGCGCATCGCCGGATGGCGTTCGTAGCCCGGCGCCAGCAGGACGGTTTCGTCGAAGGCGAAATCGACGATGTATTCACCCTGCATGGCGAGGATGGACGCGTGGTCACGCGTGGTATCGGCGAAGGACGCCGGCGAGACGACGGCGGCGAGGAAGCCCAACGGAAGGGCGAGCGTGCGAAGGTTCATGGCTGGCTCGATGTCACGGAAGAAATGGATAGAGGGGAACGACGGGAGCTTCACCAGCTCACCGCCAGGCTGATGCCGACGTTGCGGCCCGGGCTGGTGTAGCGATCAAGTACGGCGCTCGACGCGAGCGTGCCGTTCGGCACGTCGCCCGCGTCCCAGTACTTGCGGTCGGCGAGGTTGAACGCGCCCGCGTTGAACACCGCGCCCGGCGCGAAATTCCAGTGCGCGAGCAGGTCGAACACGCCGTAGCCCGGGATCTCGAACTGGTTCGCCGCCGGCAGTTCGTCCTTGCGTCCGGCGAAGCGACCGGCGAGTTCGACGCCCCAAACTTCGGCGTCGTAGGCCAAGCCCAGCGTCGCACGCAGCGGGTCGATCGACGGCAGTGGATCGTTCGTCGTGCGGTCCTCGCCCTTCGACCACGCGGCGGCGCCGCGGATCGACCAGCCGGCCAGTGCATCGCTGAACGCACCCAGGTCCACGCCGGCGCGCGCTTCGATGCCGTAGATCTCCGCGTCCTCGATGTTCTGCGACTGAAACACGATCAGCGGCGTCTGCGGCGGCGCGCTCACCTGCACGGACGACTCGATGAAATCGTCGTAGCGGTTGTAGTAGCCCGACACTTCCGCGTACACGGCGTCGTTGGAGAAGCGCAGGCCCAGTTCGACGCCATTGCTCTTTTCCGGCTTGAGGTCCGGATTCGGAATCGCCGTGTAGCCGAACTGCAGGTTGGTGAAGCCCAGGTTGACGTCGCTGTAAGGCGGCGCGCGGAAACCATGCTGGTAGCCGCCGAACAGCGACCAGTCCTGGCTGAAATGCCACACTGCGCCGAGCTTGGGCGACACGCTGGTTTCGCTCAGGTCGGCGACCTGCACGCCCGGGTTGTCCTGCGCGAAGATCGTGTCGATCTTCGGCTCCAGCTTGTAATAGTCCACGCGCACGGCCGGAATCAGGCGGAACGCGCCGTCGGCGAAGGACATTTCGTCCTGCACGAACAGCGCCGCCTGCGTGGTGTCGCTCACCGGGAAGTCGCGCACCGGGAAGGTGTCAGGCGAGATCACGTTGGTGACGGTGCCGGTGAGCAGGTTGGTCGCGCGGCCATCGCGCTTCTGCTTGAACTCGGTGCGGGTCAGCTCGACGCCGTAGGTGAATTCGTGGTCCACCGTGCCGGTCTCGACCGCCTTGTGCAACACCGCGTCCAGGCCGGTCAGGCGTTGGTCGAAGTTGAACTCGCGCTCGCGCAGCACCGGGTTGATCGCGACGCCGGCCCGCAGCGTGGCGCGTTCCTCGCGGGTGCGCTGCGTGGTCTCGCTGTCCTGGCGGTAGATCTGCCATTGCAGGGAATCGGCGATGCCCGCGTCGAGCGCATCGACTTCGTGCGCGAACGCGACGCGGGCACGCGTCTGCTTGTCGTCGCCGGTCTGCGAGGTCACGCGCACCGACGGCGGCGTGCCCGGGATCGTGGAGGTATCGCCCAGCGCGTTGAGCACGTCGGTGTCGACGTTGTCTTCGTTGCCTTCGACGGTGAGCTTGAAGCGCTG encodes:
- the gcvH gene encoding glycine cleavage system protein GcvH; protein product: MSEIPGDLKFMKSHEWVRIDGDGKATVGISDHAQGLLGDLVYVELPNVGDRVEAGTGCAVVESVKAASDVYAPVSGKVVAVNAALTDKPETINEDAYGEGWIFTVEIEDADQLNELLAPDDYAELLEEEDH
- a CDS encoding 2-hydroxychromene-2-carboxylate isomerase; its protein translation is MVARVVEYYFSLISPYAWLGHAAVLAVARETGATLHYRPVRIFELFDANGGLPLGKRAPARQRYRLIELQRWREQRGLPLNLSPAFFPVDIALADGCAIALVEAGHDPSGYMDAAFRALWSEDRDLADPQVVAALLQAQGFDARVVMEQAATDAVAERYAANTRAAIAADLPGLPGYVLDGEPFWGQDRVDALRDALVHPRAPYRPSVEPR
- the gcvT gene encoding glycine cleavage system aminomethyltransferase GcvT, which translates into the protein MTQKTILNQTHRDLGAKMVDFGGWDMPIHYGSQIEEHHQVRRDAGMFDVSHMTVVDLRGAKVRDFLRRLVANSVDKLKVPGKALYTCMLNPQGGVIDDLIIYYRAEDFFRLVVNAATRDKDLAWITEQAEAFDVKVTERPDFGMIAVQGPSAREKVLGLLREEDRAAVGKLGKFVAAEAKTTGGIDVFVARTGYTGEDGFEVVVPEAQTVAFWNALLEAGVKPAGLGARDTLRLEAGMNLYGQDMDDSVSPYEAALAWTVALDDQADGKPRDFIGRDVLEKQKAAGAPRQMIALVMDEKGVLRHGQKVLTDNGDGEILSGTFSPTLGKAIAFARVPAGTPGNVRVDIRGKEVPVRVVKFPFVRDGQPQEGVLG
- a CDS encoding NfeD family protein is translated as MQWDWQTVTWAVVALLLFAAEAMAPGAFMLWLGFAAAAVFAIVLLVPGVPVLAQVTAFVVLSFVSIQVYRTWFRGREPRSDQPNLNRRAQALVGRVVPLELAIVNGHGRVQIADAYWDVSGPELPAGTVVRIIATRGMTLMVEPAQ
- a CDS encoding SPFH domain-containing protein, translating into MSLSAVLSVVLLFAGVVLVLKAVRMVPQGYEWTVERFGRYTHTMDPGLHFLIPIVYGVGRKINMMEQVMEVPSQDVITKDNAVVKVDGIVYFQVLDAAKAAYEVAQLEVAILNLVMTNIRTAIGSLDLDESLSKRDEINAKVLVAVDQATHPWGLKVNRIELKDIQPPRDLVDSMARQMKAEREKRANILEAEGHRQAEILRAEGEKQGAILAAEGKREAAFREAEARERLAEAEAKATQLVSDAIAAGNVSAINYFVAQKYIEAFKALAEAPNQKFVMMPMESAGVIGSLAGIAELAKEAMDRKPVIATPPPSPRTGG
- a CDS encoding sigma-70 family RNA polymerase sigma factor, which encodes MTPTTDAPRSSFAIDVPEALLARVRAGERAAFEQIYRRFERPVFNLALRMLGGGKGPDGHEEAADVLQETMLKVFGRIGDFRGGHGEGASPFWGWVRQIAVNEALMRLRSQRRHVHDVALEDDDFVVDPAPLPAAAADAAALGRALARLPDTTRSVLWLYHAEGYTHEEIAALMQRTPSFSKSQLARGSRRLRDLLEPEKAHA
- a CDS encoding PDZ domain-containing protein, with translation MIPIRTTPTLLAATIGLLLACAGAGAQTSKSDADKARELENARTELNRAAQRYAELSRENIKFDRVQFEREFEKRFARQPVLGVVLSPEPKAGVRIAAVTPDSAAAKAGLRSGDVLTAINGKNLDQKDADARLEQARAQLRTLDVKSPIALAYTRDGRAATARATPQIGDRLLVTRDADGNPLARPMAIVAPQVRNELIRLDCDPGDDDCRLPALTEAFRWNGLNLATVDAQLGRYFGTDRGVLVLSTGPELAGLQAGDVIQRIDNKPVNSPREAMAALRGKPADSRVGVTYLRDRKSATTQITVPKTAMLRIPRPPVPPLPPAAPKPPAVPAVPALPAPPTAPKPPQAMTPPSPPAAPRAPEPPEPSVVVVRSF
- a CDS encoding DUF6607 family protein; amino-acid sequence: MNLRTLALPLGFLAAVVSPASFADTTRDHASILAMQGEYIVDFAFDETVLLAPGYERHPAMRSGGNEVVIVVQDSPDKIVLQHILVDEKSGHVTKHWRQDWTYEAPTRFEFSADQTWQVRAIPAALSKGAWTQCVYEVSDAPRYCGTGKWTYDNNVPTWTSDLSWRPLPRREYTQRHDYNAISAVNRHTLTPGGWTHEQFNTKVLRKPDGTQVELAREFGFNDYQKTTEVDFKPAYTYWNATKDFWAKVRTRWDRFLAQPPGVHLKTKIDGMAMIIPLFEQAGSLEKGKKVRDAQIDAVFDKWVERAPVEAAAQR
- a CDS encoding TonB-dependent hemoglobin/transferrin/lactoferrin family receptor, with the translated sequence MHPVRNTLALALLLAIPAVASAADATPDGSDPSLVTAAAAAAAANEFNRIVVTATLTERALDDVPNVVTAINRDEMDRHLVRDLRDLFRYEPGITVSGGSGRFGGLGDIRIRGLGGNRVRIETDGISVPDAFSIGSFSNANRNFVDLDTLKAVEVVRGPGSALYGSDALGGVVSFVTKDPSDYLADGKDAYFGLKLGYFGEDNGLFGGATAAFGGDRWSGLVAVGHHQGQERENMGENRSRGTTRTAPNPQDYDGRSLLTKLVFAPSENQRFKLTVEGNEDNVDTDVLNALGDTSTIPGTPPSVRVTSQTGDDKQTRARVAFAHEVDALDAGIADSLQWQIYRQDSETTQRTREERATLRAGVAINPVLREREFNFDQRLTGLDAVLHKAVETGTVDHEFTYGVELTRTEFKQKRDGRATNLLTGTVTNVISPDTFPVRDFPVSDTTQAALFVQDEMSFADGAFRLIPAVRVDYYKLEPKIDTIFAQDNPGVQVADLSETSVSPKLGAVWHFSQDWSLFGGYQHGFRAPPYSDVNLGFTNLQFGYTAIPNPDLKPEKSNGVELGLRFSNDAVYAEVSGYYNRYDDFIESSVQVSAPPQTPLIVFQSQNIEDAEIYGIEARAGVDLGAFSDALAGWSIRGAAAWSKGEDRTTNDPLPSIDPLRATLGLAYDAEVWGVELAGRFAGRKDELPAANQFEIPGYGVFDLLAHWNFAPGAVFNAGAFNLADRKYWDAGDVPNGTLASSAVLDRYTSPGRNVGISLAVSW